A section of the Pseudomonas sp. FP453 genome encodes:
- the crcB gene encoding fluoride efflux transporter CrcB produces MLKTILAVSTAGIAGTLLRFATGTWVSAHWPKHFYAATLAVNLVGCLIIGLLYGWFLLRPEVPIEIRAGLIVGFVGGLTTFSSFSLDTLRLLESGQALVAFGYLGISVFGGLLATWAGLSLTKL; encoded by the coding sequence GTGCTCAAGACGATTCTTGCCGTGTCCACAGCCGGCATCGCTGGTACATTATTGCGTTTCGCCACCGGTACCTGGGTCAGCGCCCATTGGCCGAAGCATTTCTATGCGGCGACCCTGGCGGTCAACCTGGTGGGCTGCTTGATTATCGGGCTGTTGTACGGCTGGTTCCTGTTGCGCCCGGAAGTGCCGATTGAGATTCGCGCCGGCTTGATTGTCGGCTTTGTAGGCGGTCTGACGACCTTTTCATCCTTTTCACTGGATACGCTGCGCCTGCTGGAAAGCGGGCAAGCCCTGGTTGCCTTCGGGTACCTGGGCATCAGCGTGTTCGGCGGGCTGCTCGCCACCTGGGCTGGCCTGTCCCTGACCAAACTTTGA
- the lolA gene encoding outer membrane lipoprotein chaperone LolA: protein MRLIRMLLLPALALTAVSAHADPASVASLTNLLDKSKTLTARFSQLTLDGGGTQLQETAGEMAVQRPGLFFWKTDAPNEQTIVSDGQKVTLWDPDLEQVTIKKLDPRLNQTPALLLSGDVSKISDSFEITSKQTSNVIEFTLKPKSKDTLFDTLSLSFGNGVINNMRLIDSVGQRTDILFSGVKANQPVPASTFKFDIPKGADVIQE, encoded by the coding sequence ATGCGCCTTATCCGCATGCTGTTGTTGCCGGCACTGGCCCTGACCGCTGTTTCGGCCCACGCCGACCCGGCCTCCGTCGCCAGCCTGACCAACCTGTTGGACAAATCCAAGACCCTGACCGCGCGCTTCTCCCAGCTGACCCTGGACGGCGGCGGCACCCAGTTGCAGGAAACCGCCGGCGAAATGGCCGTGCAGCGCCCTGGCCTGTTCTTCTGGAAGACCGACGCGCCGAACGAGCAGACCATCGTCTCCGACGGCCAGAAGGTCACCCTGTGGGACCCGGACCTGGAGCAGGTGACCATCAAGAAGCTCGACCCGCGCCTGAACCAGACCCCGGCGCTGTTGCTGTCGGGCGATGTGTCGAAGATCAGCGACAGCTTCGAGATCACCTCCAAGCAAACCAGCAACGTGATCGAGTTCACCCTCAAGCCGAAGTCCAAGGACACGCTGTTTGACACCCTGTCCCTGTCGTTCGGCAACGGCGTGATTAACAACATGCGCCTGATCGACAGCGTCGGCCAACGCACCGATATCCTGTTCTCCGGGGTCAAGGCCAACCAGCCGGTGCCTGCCTCCACGTTCAAGTTCGACATCCCCAAGGGTGCCGACGTGATCCAGGAGTAA
- a CDS encoding DNA translocase FtsK, with translation MKKSAATPKAAVVPAWRQHLHYRLKEGALIAIGALCLFLMMALLTYGKDDPGWSHNSKIDDVQNFGGPAGSYSADILFMVLGYFAYIFPLLLAIKTWQIFRQRHEPWQWSGWLFSWRLIGLVFLVLSGAALAHIHFHAPTGLPAGAGGALGESLGDLARKTLNIQGSTLMFIALFLFGLTVFTDLSWFKVMDVTGKITLDLLELFQGAANRWWAARVDRKRMVAQLREVDTRVNEVVAPSTPDRREQAKVKERLIEREQALSKHMSDREKQVPPVIAPAPPKAPEPSARVQKEKQAPLFVDSAVEGTLPPISILDPAEKKQLNYSPESLAAVGHLLEIKLKEFGVEVTVDSIHPGPVITRYEIQPAAGVKVSRISNLAKDLARSLAVTSVRVVEVIPGKTTVGIEIPNEDRQIVRFSEVLSTPEYDNFKSPVTLALGHDIGGKPVITDLAKMPHLLVAGTTGSGKSVGVNAMILSILFKSGPDDAKLIMIDPKMLELSIYEGIPHLLCPVVTDMKDAANALRWSVAEMERRYKLMAKMGVRNLAGFNAKIKEAHDRGETIDDPLYKRESIHDEAPKLTKLPTIVVVVDEFADMMMIVGKKVEELIARIAQKARAAGIHLILATQRPSVDVITGLIKANIPTRMAFQVSSKIDSRTIIDQGGAEQLLGHGDMLYMPPGTSLPIRVHGAFVSDDEVHRVVEAWKLRGAPEYNDDILNGVEEAGSGFENGGGGGDDDAETDALYDEAVAFVLESRRASISAVQRKLKIGYNRAARMIEAMEMAGVVTAMNTNGSREVIAPGQMRD, from the coding sequence TTGAAGAAATCCGCCGCAACACCTAAAGCAGCAGTCGTGCCGGCCTGGCGCCAGCACCTGCACTACCGCCTCAAGGAAGGTGCGCTGATCGCGATCGGCGCCCTGTGCCTGTTCCTGATGATGGCCTTGCTCACCTATGGCAAGGACGATCCGGGCTGGAGCCACAACAGCAAGATCGACGACGTACAGAACTTTGGCGGCCCCGCCGGCTCCTACAGCGCCGATATCCTGTTCATGGTGTTGGGTTACTTCGCATATATCTTCCCCTTGCTGCTGGCGATCAAGACCTGGCAGATCTTCCGCCAGCGCCACGAACCGTGGCAGTGGAGCGGCTGGCTGTTCTCCTGGCGCCTGATCGGCCTGGTGTTCCTAGTGTTGTCCGGCGCGGCCCTGGCCCATATCCATTTCCATGCACCCACCGGCCTGCCGGCGGGCGCCGGTGGTGCGCTGGGCGAAAGCCTGGGCGACCTGGCGCGCAAGACCCTGAACATCCAGGGCAGCACGTTGATGTTTATTGCCCTGTTCCTGTTCGGCCTGACCGTGTTCACCGACCTGTCGTGGTTCAAGGTGATGGACGTGACCGGCAAGATCACCCTCGACCTGCTGGAGCTGTTCCAGGGCGCCGCCAACCGCTGGTGGGCGGCGCGAGTCGACCGCAAGCGCATGGTCGCGCAATTGCGTGAAGTGGACACCCGCGTCAACGAAGTGGTGGCCCCGAGCACGCCGGACCGCCGTGAACAGGCCAAGGTCAAGGAGCGCCTGATCGAGCGCGAGCAGGCCCTGAGCAAGCACATGTCGGACCGCGAGAAGCAAGTGCCGCCCGTGATCGCACCGGCGCCGCCCAAGGCCCCCGAGCCGAGTGCCCGTGTGCAGAAAGAGAAACAGGCGCCGCTGTTTGTCGACAGCGCCGTCGAAGGCACCTTGCCGCCGATCTCGATTCTCGACCCGGCCGAGAAGAAACAACTCAATTATTCCCCGGAGTCGCTGGCTGCCGTTGGCCATCTGCTGGAAATCAAGCTGAAGGAATTCGGCGTCGAAGTGACCGTGGACTCGATCCACCCCGGTCCCGTCATCACCCGTTACGAAATCCAGCCGGCCGCGGGCGTCAAGGTCAGCCGCATTTCCAACCTGGCCAAAGACCTGGCCCGTTCCCTGGCCGTGACCAGTGTGCGCGTGGTGGAAGTGATCCCCGGCAAGACCACCGTGGGCATCGAGATTCCCAACGAAGACCGCCAGATCGTGCGCTTCTCCGAAGTGCTGTCGACGCCTGAATACGACAACTTCAAGTCGCCAGTCACCCTGGCCCTGGGCCATGACATCGGCGGCAAGCCGGTGATCACCGACCTGGCGAAAATGCCCCACCTGCTGGTGGCCGGTACCACCGGTTCCGGTAAGTCGGTGGGCGTGAACGCGATGATCCTGTCGATCCTGTTCAAGTCCGGCCCGGACGACGCCAAGCTGATCATGATCGACCCGAAGATGTTGGAACTGTCGATCTACGAAGGCATCCCGCACCTGCTGTGCCCGGTCGTCACCGACATGAAGGACGCCGCCAACGCCCTGCGCTGGAGCGTGGCCGAGATGGAGCGGCGCTACAAGCTGATGGCGAAGATGGGCGTGCGCAACCTGGCGGGCTTCAACGCCAAGATCAAGGAAGCCCACGATCGTGGCGAGACCATTGATGACCCGTTGTACAAGCGCGAAAGCATTCATGACGAAGCGCCGAAACTGACCAAGCTGCCGACCATCGTGGTGGTGGTGGACGAATTCGCCGACATGATGATGATCGTCGGCAAGAAGGTCGAAGAACTCATCGCCCGTATCGCCCAGAAGGCCCGTGCGGCCGGTATCCACTTGATCCTCGCGACCCAGCGTCCGTCGGTGGATGTGATCACCGGTCTGATCAAGGCCAACATCCCGACGCGCATGGCGTTTCAGGTATCGAGCAAGATCGACTCCCGGACCATCATCGACCAGGGTGGCGCCGAGCAACTGCTGGGCCACGGCGACATGCTCTACATGCCACCAGGCACCAGCCTGCCGATCCGCGTACACGGCGCCTTTGTTTCCGATGATGAAGTGCACCGCGTGGTGGAAGCCTGGAAGTTGCGCGGAGCACCTGAATACAACGACGACATCCTCAACGGCGTCGAAGAAGCCGGCAGCGGCTTCGAGAATGGCGGCGGTGGCGGTGACGACGATGCGGAAACCGATGCCCTGTACGACGAAGCCGTGGCCTTCGTGCTCGAGAGCCGCCGCGCCTCGATTTCTGCGGTGCAGCGCAAGCTGAAGATCGGCTACAACCGCGCCGCCCGCATGATCGAAGCCATGGAAATGGCTGGCGTTGTGACAGCCATGAACACCAACGGCTCGCGCGAAGTCATCGCCCCCGGGCAGATGCGCGACTGA
- the aat gene encoding leucyl/phenylalanyl-tRNA--protein transferase, which produces MLTWLQRDSLTFPPLAKAMREPNGLLAAGGDLSAERLVQAYRHGCFPWFSEGQPILWWSPDPRTVIFPEELHVSRSLGKLLRQQRYTVTFDQDFAAVIQACAAPRAYADGTWITEGIQDAYLALHQRGYAHSVEVWDEGKLVGGLYGLAMGQLFFGESMFSRADNASKFGFATLTRQLQAWGFVLIDCQMPNDHLHSLGARAIPRSDFAQYLHDHLDQPNAGPWVS; this is translated from the coding sequence ATGCTGACCTGGTTGCAACGTGACTCCCTGACCTTCCCGCCGCTGGCCAAGGCCATGCGCGAACCCAATGGCCTGCTGGCCGCCGGTGGCGACCTGTCGGCCGAACGCCTGGTGCAGGCTTACCGCCACGGCTGCTTTCCGTGGTTCTCGGAGGGCCAGCCGATCCTCTGGTGGTCACCCGACCCGCGCACAGTGATTTTCCCCGAAGAACTGCATGTGTCCCGCAGCCTCGGCAAACTGTTGCGCCAACAACGCTATACCGTGACCTTCGACCAGGACTTCGCCGCCGTCATCCAGGCCTGCGCCGCACCTCGTGCCTATGCCGATGGCACCTGGATCACCGAAGGCATCCAGGACGCCTACCTGGCGCTGCACCAGCGCGGTTACGCGCATTCCGTCGAGGTGTGGGACGAGGGCAAGCTGGTGGGCGGGCTCTATGGCCTGGCAATGGGCCAATTGTTCTTTGGCGAATCCATGTTCAGCCGTGCCGACAACGCCTCGAAATTCGGCTTCGCCACCCTGACCCGGCAGTTGCAGGCCTGGGGTTTTGTGCTGATCGACTGCCAGATGCCCAACGATCACCTGCACAGCCTGGGCGCCCGCGCCATCCCGCGCAGTGACTTTGCACAGTACCTGCACGACCATCTGGACCAACCCAATGCCGGACCCTGGGTTTCCTAG
- the infA gene encoding translation initiation factor IF-1: MSKEDSFEMEGTVVDTLPNTMFRVELENGHVVTAHISGKMRKNYIRILTGDKVRVELTPYDLSKGRITYRAR; the protein is encoded by the coding sequence ATGTCGAAAGAAGACAGCTTCGAAATGGAAGGCACTGTCGTCGACACCCTGCCCAACACCATGTTTCGTGTGGAGTTGGAAAATGGGCACGTCGTAACCGCGCATATCTCCGGCAAGATGCGCAAGAACTACATTCGTATTCTTACCGGTGACAAAGTGCGCGTCGAGCTGACGCCCTATGACTTGAGCAAAGGGCGCATCACTTACCGCGCTCGCTAA
- the clpA gene encoding ATP-dependent Clp protease ATP-binding subunit ClpA, translated as MLNRELEVTLNLAFKEARSKRHEFMTVEHLLLALLDNEAAATVLRACGANLDKLKHDLQEFIDSTTPLIPVHDEDRETQPTLGFQRVLQRAVFHVQSSGKREVTGANVLVAIFSEQESQAVFLLKQQSVARIDVVNYIAHGISKVPGHGDHSEGEQDMQDDEGGESSSSGNPLDAYASNLNELARQGRIDPLVGRELEVERVAQILARRRKNNPLLVGEAGVGKTAIAEGLAKRIVDNQVPDLLANSVVYSLDLGALLAGTKYRGDFEKRFKALLGELKKRPQAILFIDEIHTIIGAGAASGGVMDASNLLKPLLSSGDIRCIGSTTFQEFRGIFEKDRALARRFQKVDVSEPSVEDTIGILRGLKGRFEAHHGIEYTDEALRAAAELASRYINDRHMPDKAIDVIDEAGAYQRLQPVEKRVKRIDVPQVEDIVAKIARIPPKHVNSSDKELLRNLERDLKLTVFGQDAAIDALSTAIKLSRAGLKAPDKPVGSFLFAGPTGVGKTEAARQLAKAMGIELVRFDMSEYMERHTVSRLIGAPPGYVGFDQGGLLTEAITKQPHCVLLLDEIEKAHPEVFNLLLQVMDHGTLTDNNGRKADFRNVIVIMTTNAGAETAARASIGFSHQDHSSDAMEVIKKSFTPEFRNRLDTIIQFGRLSHEVIKSVVDKFLTELQAQLEDKRVQLEVTDAARSWLAEGGYDAAMGARPMARLIQDKIKRPLAEEILFGELSDHGGVVHIDLKDGELTFEFETTAEMA; from the coding sequence ATGTTAAACCGCGAGCTCGAAGTCACCCTCAATCTTGCCTTCAAGGAGGCCCGTTCGAAGCGTCATGAATTCATGACCGTCGAACACCTGCTGCTGGCACTTTTGGATAACGAAGCAGCCGCCACCGTCTTGCGTGCGTGCGGCGCCAACCTCGACAAACTCAAGCATGATCTGCAGGAGTTTATCGACTCCACAACGCCACTTATTCCAGTCCACGATGAAGACCGTGAAACCCAGCCAACCCTGGGCTTCCAGCGGGTGCTTCAGCGTGCCGTGTTCCATGTGCAGAGCTCCGGTAAGCGTGAAGTCACAGGCGCCAATGTGCTTGTGGCGATCTTCAGCGAACAGGAAAGCCAGGCAGTGTTCCTGCTCAAGCAGCAGAGCGTTGCCCGTATTGATGTCGTCAACTACATCGCCCACGGTATCTCCAAGGTGCCCGGGCACGGCGATCATTCCGAGGGTGAGCAGGATATGCAGGACGACGAGGGCGGTGAGTCTTCTTCTTCGGGCAATCCATTGGATGCCTATGCCAGCAACCTCAACGAACTGGCGCGCCAGGGGCGGATCGATCCGCTGGTGGGGCGCGAGCTTGAAGTTGAGCGCGTAGCGCAGATCCTTGCACGTCGTCGCAAGAACAACCCGTTGCTGGTGGGTGAGGCGGGCGTGGGTAAAACCGCGATTGCCGAAGGCCTGGCCAAGCGCATCGTCGATAACCAGGTGCCGGATCTGCTGGCCAACAGTGTCGTCTACTCCCTGGACCTGGGCGCCTTGCTCGCCGGGACCAAGTACCGTGGCGATTTCGAGAAGCGCTTCAAGGCGTTGCTCGGCGAGCTGAAAAAACGCCCGCAGGCGATCCTGTTCATCGACGAAATCCACACCATTATTGGTGCCGGTGCGGCGTCCGGCGGGGTAATGGATGCGTCCAACCTGCTCAAGCCGTTGCTGTCGTCGGGTGATATCCGTTGCATCGGCTCGACCACGTTCCAGGAATTTCGCGGCATCTTCGAGAAAGACCGTGCCCTGGCGCGTCGCTTCCAGAAAGTCGACGTGTCCGAGCCTTCGGTTGAAGACACCATCGGCATCCTGCGCGGGCTCAAGGGGCGTTTCGAAGCGCACCATGGCATCGAGTACACCGACGAGGCCCTGCGTGCAGCTGCCGAGCTGGCGTCACGCTACATCAATGATCGGCATATGCCGGACAAGGCCATCGACGTGATAGACGAGGCGGGCGCCTATCAGCGCCTGCAGCCGGTCGAGAAGCGTGTGAAGCGCATCGACGTGCCTCAGGTCGAGGACATCGTCGCGAAGATCGCGCGGATTCCGCCTAAACACGTCAACAGTTCCGATAAGGAGCTGCTGCGTAACCTGGAGCGCGATCTCAAGCTCACCGTGTTTGGCCAGGATGCGGCCATCGACGCGCTGTCCACCGCGATCAAGCTGTCCCGTGCGGGGCTCAAGGCGCCGGACAAGCCGGTAGGTTCGTTCCTGTTCGCCGGCCCGACCGGCGTCGGCAAGACCGAAGCGGCGCGGCAGTTGGCCAAGGCCATGGGGATCGAGCTGGTGCGGTTCGACATGTCCGAATACATGGAGCGGCACACTGTGTCGCGCCTGATCGGTGCGCCTCCGGGCTATGTCGGCTTCGACCAGGGCGGTCTGCTGACCGAAGCGATCACCAAGCAACCGCATTGCGTATTGCTGCTCGATGAAATCGAGAAGGCCCACCCGGAAGTCTTCAACCTGCTCCTGCAGGTGATGGACCACGGGACCCTGACCGACAACAACGGGCGCAAGGCGGACTTCCGCAACGTGATCGTGATCATGACCACCAACGCCGGTGCCGAAACGGCCGCGCGGGCCTCGATCGGCTTCAGCCATCAGGATCACTCTTCCGATGCGATGGAAGTGATCAAGAAGAGCTTTACGCCGGAGTTCCGCAACCGCCTGGACACCATTATCCAGTTTGGTCGCCTCAGCCATGAGGTCATCAAAAGCGTGGTGGACAAGTTCCTTACCGAGCTTCAAGCGCAGTTGGAAGACAAGCGCGTGCAGCTGGAAGTGACGGACGCGGCACGCAGCTGGCTGGCCGAAGGTGGCTACGACGCGGCAATGGGCGCACGCCCGATGGCGCGTCTGATCCAGGACAAGATCAAGCGGCCCTTGGCCGAAGAGATTCTGTTCGGCGAACTTTCCGATCATGGTGGCGTGGTGCATATCGATCTGAAGGATGGCGAGCTGACCTTCGAGTTCGAGACCACGGCTGAAATGGCCTGA
- the clpS gene encoding ATP-dependent Clp protease adapter ClpS yields MHANSQIRLTFNQDRPDQEHDDDGSAGVAVQEAKPALQAPPMYKVVLFNDDYTPMDFVVEVLEVFFNLNRELATKVMLAVHTEGRAVCGVFTRDIAETKAMQVNQYARESQHPLLCEIEKDG; encoded by the coding sequence ATGCATGCAAACAGCCAGATTCGACTAACATTCAATCAGGATCGCCCGGATCAGGAACATGATGACGACGGTTCTGCAGGCGTTGCTGTCCAGGAGGCCAAGCCTGCTCTACAGGCGCCGCCGATGTACAAGGTGGTTTTGTTTAATGATGACTACACACCGATGGATTTCGTCGTCGAAGTGCTCGAGGTGTTTTTTAACCTGAACCGCGAGTTGGCGACCAAGGTAATGCTGGCCGTTCATACAGAAGGACGGGCAGTATGTGGAGTGTTTACCCGCGACATCGCCGAGACAAAGGCCATGCAGGTCAACCAGTACGCCAGGGAAAGCCAGCATCCGCTACTCTGTGAAATCGAGAAGGACGGTTAA
- the cspD gene encoding cold shock domain-containing protein CspD gives MASGKVKWFNNAKGYGFVVEDGKSEDLFAHYSAIQMDGYKTLKAGQPVNFEIIQGPKGLHAVAITNAIQPQPDDHAHSHTHKEKKQTA, from the coding sequence ATGGCTAGTGGTAAGGTCAAGTGGTTCAACAATGCCAAAGGCTACGGCTTCGTCGTTGAAGATGGTAAAAGCGAAGATCTTTTTGCGCATTACTCAGCGATCCAAATGGATGGATACAAGACGCTGAAAGCGGGGCAACCTGTGAATTTTGAGATTATTCAAGGACCCAAAGGGCTGCACGCCGTGGCAATCACCAACGCCATACAACCGCAGCCTGACGATCACGCACATTCGCACACTCACAAAGAAAAGAAACAAACGGCCTGA
- the icd gene encoding NADP-dependent isocitrate dehydrogenase, with the protein MGYKKIQVPAVGDKITVNADHSLNVPDHPIIPFIEGDGIGVDISPVMIKVVDAAVEKAYGGKRKISWMEVYAGEKATQVYDQDTWLPQETLDAVKDYVVSIKGPLTTPVGGGIRSLNVALRQQLDLYVCLRPVRWFEGVPSPVKKPGDVDMTIFRENSEDIYAGIEWKAGSPEAIKVIKFLKEEMGVTKIRFDQDCGIGVKPVSKEGTERLARKALQYVVDNDRDSLTIVHKGNIMKFTEGAFKEWAYGIAEKEFGATLLDGGPWMQFKNPKTGKNVVVKDAIADAMLQQILLRPAEYDVIATLNLNGDYLSDALAAEVGGIGIAPGANLSDTVAMFEATHGTAPKYAGKDQVNPGSLILSAEMMLRHMGWTEAADLIIKGTNGAISAKTVTYDFERLMDGAKLVSSSGFGEALISHM; encoded by the coding sequence ATGGGATACAAGAAGATTCAGGTTCCAGCCGTCGGCGACAAAATCACCGTCAATGCAGACCATTCTCTCAATGTTCCTGATCACCCAATCATCCCGTTTATCGAAGGTGACGGTATCGGCGTCGACATCAGCCCGGTGATGATCAAGGTGGTCGACGCCGCTGTTGAAAAAGCCTACGGCGGCAAGCGCAAGATCTCGTGGATGGAGGTGTATGCCGGCGAAAAGGCCACGCAAGTCTACGACCAGGACACCTGGCTGCCCCAGGAAACCCTGGATGCGGTCAAGGATTACGTGGTTTCCATTAAAGGCCCGCTGACCACGCCGGTGGGTGGCGGCATCCGTTCGCTGAACGTGGCCCTGCGCCAGCAGCTCGACCTGTATGTGTGCCTGCGCCCGGTGCGCTGGTTCGAAGGCGTGCCGAGCCCGGTGAAAAAGCCGGGGGATGTGGACATGACCATCTTCCGCGAGAACTCCGAGGATATTTACGCCGGCATCGAATGGAAAGCCGGTTCGCCGGAAGCCATCAAGGTGATCAAGTTCCTCAAGGAGGAAATGGGCGTTACCAAAATTCGTTTTGACCAGGATTGCGGGATTGGCGTGAAGCCGGTTTCCAAGGAAGGTACCGAACGTCTGGCGCGTAAGGCCCTGCAATATGTAGTGGATAACGATCGCGACTCGCTGACCATCGTGCATAAAGGCAACATCATGAAGTTCACCGAAGGCGCCTTTAAAGAGTGGGCCTACGGGATTGCCGAGAAAGAGTTCGGCGCGACGTTGCTCGATGGCGGCCCTTGGATGCAATTCAAGAACCCGAAGACCGGCAAGAATGTCGTGGTTAAAGATGCCATTGCTGACGCCATGCTCCAGCAGATCCTGCTGCGTCCGGCCGAGTATGATGTAATCGCCACCCTCAACCTCAATGGTGATTACCTGTCTGACGCCTTGGCGGCAGAAGTGGGTGGTATTGGTATTGCGCCAGGGGCCAATCTGTCTGACACCGTGGCGATGTTCGAAGCAACCCATGGCACTGCGCCGAAATATGCGGGCAAGGACCAGGTCAACCCCGGTTCGCTGATCCTGTCGGCGGAGATGATGCTGCGCCATATGGGCTGGACCGAAGCGGCCGACCTGATCATCAAGGGCACCAATGGTGCGATTTCGGCCAAGACCGTGACCTACGACTTCGAGCGCTTGATGGATGGCGCGAAATTGGTGTCATCGTCCGGCTTTGGTGAGGCGTTGATCTCTCACATGTAA